A window from Candidatus Bathyarchaeota archaeon encodes these proteins:
- a CDS encoding B12-binding domain-containing radical SAM protein: MQPKLWGKPSILQPLDLAYIAAVLEQEHEVQIIDAANEGWKTLQEVDGNKYRQGLKNEEIQQRLKHFNPDVVDITIPFSGWCKPAYEMAALAKETNENVVTVLSGLHPSARPNDCLSHANADYVIIGEPELTAQELVNSLEKDGEVDRKAIRGIGYNQNGQPIINAPRPVIQNLDTLPMPARHLLPMDEYFAAVKENQLRGEIGKHWTTMITSRGCPFNCVFCTVHTLMGKQWRGRSPANVAEEIQQLKDTYNVEQIDFSDENICLDNKRMEAICDLIIERKFNIEWFTPNGVRADTLTPELLQKMKASGCKKIRLAPESGVQRVVDTIIKKNLKLTDVEQAIVWARQADIHVGLFFVLGLIGETKEDIEQTIAYAYKLRKLGAESFHFSIAMPVYGTELYEQASKGGYLRACFSDEALAASEPLIETPNFTAEELIELCKRANQVNSTVTWGKMLSAAKHPRKVLSFLRSRV; this comes from the coding sequence ATGCAACCTAAACTCTGGGGAAAACCCAGCATTCTTCAACCCCTAGATTTAGCCTACATCGCAGCCGTCCTAGAACAGGAGCATGAAGTCCAAATTATCGACGCCGCCAACGAAGGCTGGAAAACCCTTCAAGAAGTCGACGGCAACAAGTACCGCCAAGGGCTAAAAAACGAGGAAATCCAGCAGCGCCTCAAACACTTCAACCCCGACGTGGTAGACATCACAATCCCATTCTCGGGCTGGTGCAAACCCGCATATGAAATGGCAGCCTTAGCCAAAGAAACAAACGAAAACGTCGTCACGGTTCTGAGTGGGCTGCATCCGTCGGCGCGCCCCAATGATTGTCTAAGCCACGCAAACGCAGATTACGTTATCATCGGCGAACCCGAACTCACCGCACAGGAGTTAGTTAACAGCCTAGAAAAGGATGGCGAAGTGGACCGCAAAGCAATCAGAGGCATAGGCTACAACCAAAACGGTCAACCCATCATCAATGCGCCTCGACCAGTCATCCAAAACCTCGACACACTCCCGATGCCAGCGAGGCATCTGCTACCCATGGATGAATACTTCGCTGCGGTCAAAGAGAACCAGCTTCGAGGCGAAATCGGCAAGCACTGGACTACCATGATAACCAGCCGCGGATGCCCCTTCAACTGCGTATTCTGCACCGTCCACACCCTAATGGGCAAACAATGGCGAGGCAGGAGCCCAGCAAACGTCGCCGAAGAAATCCAACAACTCAAAGACACCTACAATGTGGAACAGATAGATTTTAGCGACGAAAACATCTGCCTTGACAACAAACGCATGGAAGCCATCTGCGACCTCATCATAGAACGCAAATTCAACATTGAATGGTTCACGCCTAACGGTGTCCGCGCTGATACCCTCACGCCTGAGCTTTTGCAAAAGATGAAGGCTTCGGGATGCAAAAAAATCCGTCTCGCCCCGGAATCTGGCGTGCAACGCGTGGTGGATACAATCATTAAAAAGAACCTCAAACTCACCGATGTAGAGCAGGCAATTGTTTGGGCGCGGCAAGCAGACATTCATGTGGGGCTCTTTTTTGTTTTGGGGCTTATTGGCGAGACAAAAGAAGACATTGAGCAAACAATCGCCTACGCCTACAAGTTGCGTAAGTTGGGTGCGGAGAGTTTCCATTTCAGTATTGCCATGCCTGTGTATGGCACTGAACTCTATGAGCAAGCATCCAAAGGCGGCTACTTACGTGCCTGCTTTAGCGACGAGGCATTAGCAGCATCAGAACCGCTCATTGAAACCCCAAACTTCACCGCCGAGGAACTCATTGAGCTTTGCAAGCGGGCTAACCAAGTTAACTCCACGGTCACTTGGGGCAAAATGTTGAGTGCCGCAAAGCACCCCCGAAAAGTGTTAAGCTTTCTACGTAGCCGAGTTTGA
- a CDS encoding GDSL-type esterase/lipase family protein, translating to MNKTGKILVACLVVLFVSSGIVAFIVLSTPNQPSSNEIRIACIGDSLTQSSGYTYDLWQMLGGNAPYTIGNSTITPSSYDSAVNNGTIYPVGNFGVGSTTVLLNTDTPYMNTSTFHDDALEYAPDMVFIMLGTNDAQPNLEIYNASFVGDYVTLIDAFKALPSNPKIWVMLPPPVLEVQTGHGRIDPQYLEQTIIPSILQAAEEADVPTINLFTLFEGHPEYYRDGVHLNEAGAQVVAAQVYNVVVSNSAT from the coding sequence ATGAACAAGACTGGAAAAATCTTGGTCGCCTGTTTAGTGGTCCTATTCGTGTCATCAGGGATAGTGGCGTTTATTGTTTTGTCTACCCCCAACCAGCCCTCATCAAATGAAATCCGCATTGCTTGCATCGGCGACAGCCTAACCCAATCCTCAGGTTACACCTATGACCTTTGGCAGATGCTGGGCGGCAATGCACCCTACACAATCGGCAACTCCACTATAACCCCCTCAAGCTACGATAGCGCCGTGAACAATGGCACAATTTATCCAGTCGGCAACTTCGGCGTTGGCTCAACAACGGTTCTGCTTAACACCGACACCCCCTACATGAACACAAGCACATTCCACGATGATGCTTTGGAGTATGCGCCCGACATGGTGTTCATTATGCTGGGAACCAACGATGCCCAACCAAACCTAGAGATTTATAATGCAAGCTTTGTAGGCGACTACGTAACGCTGATAGATGCCTTCAAAGCCCTTCCAAGCAACCCCAAAATATGGGTAATGCTGCCTCCTCCAGTGTTAGAGGTGCAAACCGGACATGGCAGAATCGACCCTCAATATCTCGAGCAAACAATAATCCCCAGCATCCTACAAGCCGCTGAGGAAGCCGATGTGCCAACCATAAATTTGTTTACTCTTTTTGAAGGTCACCCCGAATATTACCGCGACGGAGTCCACCTAAATGAAGCAGGTGCACAAGTAGTCGCAGCCCAAGTTTACAATGTAGTGGTCTCAAACTCGGCTACGTAG